A window from Micromonospora terminaliae encodes these proteins:
- a CDS encoding inositol-3-phosphate synthase, whose protein sequence is MIESAKVAVVGVGNNTSALVQGLHFYRRTGSLVGIRRPEVAGLGVGDVDVVAAFAVSEGKLGRDLHEAIFEPPNNFPRLDADLPPSGVSVQRGLVDATEVDRVAQALKGAEVLLYSAPSGRLETARAYAEAALRAGVAFVNTTSDGVARDPSWVDRFEAAGVPLIGDDLASQFGSSVVHHALLRLLEERGLTLVSSYQVNLGGTEDFRNLVEHPNTKQRSKANAVGSDKVEMAPLGYLPHLGSQKIAHLNVEAQGWGGTALSLDVRLKVHDPSGAAGVNIDLVRMAAAALRAGRGGYLPEAAALLKSPPGTPI, encoded by the coding sequence ATGATCGAAAGCGCGAAGGTCGCGGTCGTCGGCGTCGGGAACAACACGTCGGCGCTGGTGCAGGGACTCCACTTCTACCGCCGCACCGGCAGCCTCGTGGGCATCCGCCGCCCCGAGGTGGCCGGGCTGGGCGTCGGCGACGTCGACGTCGTCGCGGCGTTCGCCGTCTCCGAGGGCAAGCTGGGCCGGGACCTGCACGAGGCGATCTTCGAACCGCCCAACAACTTCCCCCGGCTGGACGCGGACCTGCCGCCGTCCGGTGTGAGCGTGCAGCGCGGCCTCGTGGACGCCACGGAGGTCGACCGGGTGGCGCAGGCGCTGAAGGGCGCCGAGGTGCTGCTCTACTCGGCGCCGAGCGGCCGCCTGGAGACCGCCCGCGCCTACGCCGAGGCGGCGCTGCGGGCGGGCGTGGCGTTCGTGAACACCACGTCCGACGGGGTGGCCCGGGACCCCTCCTGGGTCGACCGTTTCGAGGCGGCCGGCGTGCCGCTGATCGGTGACGACCTGGCCAGCCAGTTCGGCAGCTCCGTGGTGCACCACGCGCTGCTGCGCCTGCTCGAGGAGCGCGGCCTCACGCTGGTCAGCTCGTACCAGGTCAACCTGGGCGGCACCGAGGACTTCCGTAACCTGGTCGAGCACCCGAACACGAAGCAGCGGTCCAAGGCGAACGCGGTGGGCTCGGACAAGGTCGAGATGGCCCCGCTCGGGTACCTCCCGCACCTGGGATCGCAGAAGATCGCCCACCTCAACGTCGAGGCGCAGGGCTGGGGCGGCACGGCGTTGAGCCTGGACGTGCGGCTCAAGGTGCACGACCCGAGCGGCGCGGCCGGCGTCAACATCGACCTCGTCCGCATGGCCGCCGCCGCCCTGCGCGCGGGGCGCGGCGGGTACCTGCCCGAGGCGGCGGCTCTGCTGAAGTCCCCACCCGGCACGCCGATCTGA
- a CDS encoding NADPH-dependent FMN reductase has translation MSTLQIIIASTRPGRLGLPVAEWIHTMAVKHGGFDQVELVDLAEWNLPFMDEPHHPRLRRYEHQHTRDWSATIDRADAFLIVMPEYNFGYTAPLKNAIDYLAHEWAYKPVGLVSYGGVSAGTRAAQMIKQVLTTLKMTPIPEAVHIPFVAQFIGEDGALRPNETMDASAEAMLEELVHWTAALVPLRERARQRAAG, from the coding sequence ATGTCCACCTTGCAGATCATCATTGCCAGCACCCGGCCGGGTCGGCTCGGCCTGCCGGTCGCCGAGTGGATCCACACCATGGCGGTCAAGCACGGCGGCTTCGATCAGGTCGAGCTCGTCGACCTCGCGGAGTGGAACCTGCCGTTCATGGACGAGCCCCACCACCCGCGCCTGCGCCGGTACGAGCACCAGCACACCCGTGACTGGAGCGCCACGATCGACCGGGCCGACGCGTTCCTGATCGTGATGCCCGAGTACAACTTCGGCTACACGGCCCCGCTCAAGAACGCCATCGACTACCTCGCGCACGAGTGGGCCTACAAGCCCGTCGGCCTGGTCAGCTACGGCGGCGTCAGCGCCGGCACCCGCGCCGCGCAGATGATCAAGCAGGTGCTCACCACGCTGAAGATGACGCCGATCCCCGAGGCCGTACACATCCCGTTCGTCGCCCAGTTCATCGGCGAGGACGGCGCACTACGACCCAACGAGACCATGGACGCCAGCGCGGAGGCCATGCTCGAGGAACTGGTGCACTGGACCGCGGCCCTCGTCCCGCTGCGGGAACGGGCACGGCAACGCGCGGCCGGCTGA
- a CDS encoding ATP-binding protein: MTAADRRARPAGVPWDEANRLALVAELDVLRVRLVAYPGEADRAELAAAEGRLAAARALLDRPSALDALAAALRLTGFERAVLLLATGPELAGEVADELTAAHGQPRPTFGLALAALPGPHWSALTPDGPLRRWDLVRLLDPDTPTGSPLVAEERVLHHLMGVRYLEPDLAAVARPVPPPAPLPPAFAAVAATIRTVWEHGRPAVLQGPQPANLPVVAAAAADAAGRELRLVAVADLPSAVRDRDRLLRLIGRESLFAPAAWAFDADGARPEDTRALIRALGTLPAPVAVLGAVDTVLADGVLVGVPRLPIAERAAALNDALDRHLADRAAGEAAAVAGVFDLALPDLELAAGDVAAGAPLWQACRARSRSRYGGQARVVRPRAGWADLVLPDTHVAQLRSLVAAVHHRTRVLHDWGFADRSSRGLGTAALFAGPSGTGKTLAAEVIAHELGLDLVVVDLSQVVSKFIGETEKNLSRVFDAAEDGAAVLLFDEADTLFGKRTEVRDSHDRYANLEVGYMLQRMESFTGLAILTTNARSVLDQAFLRRLRIVVTFPYPDRAARETLWRRAFPAGVPADVDPERLAGVDLPGGGIAAAALTAAYLGADGERITGEQVATATRWELAKNGRSLGGR, from the coding sequence GTGACCGCCGCAGACCGCCGGGCCCGCCCGGCCGGCGTGCCCTGGGACGAGGCGAACCGGCTCGCGCTGGTGGCCGAGCTGGACGTGCTGCGGGTACGGCTCGTCGCGTACCCCGGGGAGGCCGACCGGGCGGAGCTCGCCGCGGCCGAGGGACGGCTGGCGGCGGCCCGCGCGCTGCTCGACCGGCCGAGTGCGCTCGACGCGCTCGCCGCCGCGCTGCGGCTCACCGGCTTCGAGCGGGCCGTCCTCCTGCTGGCCACCGGGCCGGAGCTGGCCGGCGAGGTGGCCGACGAACTCACCGCCGCGCACGGCCAGCCCCGGCCCACCTTCGGTCTCGCCCTGGCCGCGCTGCCCGGCCCGCACTGGAGCGCGCTCACCCCCGACGGGCCGCTGCGCCGCTGGGACCTGGTGCGCCTGCTCGATCCGGACACCCCCACCGGCAGCCCGCTGGTCGCCGAGGAACGGGTGCTGCACCACCTCATGGGCGTCCGCTACCTCGAACCCGACCTCGCCGCCGTGGCCCGACCGGTCCCGCCGCCCGCCCCGCTCCCGCCCGCGTTCGCCGCCGTGGCCGCCACCATCCGCACCGTCTGGGAGCACGGCCGTCCCGCCGTGCTCCAGGGACCGCAGCCGGCCAACCTGCCGGTGGTCGCGGCCGCCGCGGCCGACGCCGCCGGCCGCGAGCTGCGGCTGGTCGCCGTGGCCGACCTCCCCTCCGCGGTACGAGACCGCGACCGCCTGCTGCGCCTGATCGGGCGGGAGAGCCTGTTCGCGCCGGCCGCCTGGGCGTTCGACGCCGACGGGGCCCGCCCCGAGGACACCCGCGCGCTCATCCGCGCCCTCGGCACGCTGCCCGCCCCGGTCGCCGTGCTCGGCGCCGTGGACACCGTGCTGGCCGACGGCGTGCTGGTGGGCGTACCCCGGTTGCCCATCGCGGAACGCGCCGCGGCGCTGAATGACGCGCTCGACCGGCACCTGGCCGACCGGGCGGCGGGCGAGGCGGCCGCGGTGGCCGGGGTGTTCGACCTGGCCCTGCCCGACCTGGAACTGGCCGCCGGTGACGTCGCCGCCGGCGCGCCGCTGTGGCAGGCGTGCCGGGCCCGCTCCCGCAGCCGCTACGGCGGGCAGGCCCGGGTGGTCCGGCCGCGCGCCGGCTGGGCCGACCTCGTGCTGCCGGACACGCACGTGGCGCAGCTGCGGTCGCTCGTGGCGGCCGTGCACCACCGCACCCGGGTGCTGCACGACTGGGGGTTCGCCGACCGGAGCAGCCGCGGCCTGGGCACGGCCGCCCTCTTCGCCGGCCCCAGCGGCACGGGCAAGACCCTCGCCGCCGAGGTGATCGCCCACGAGCTGGGCCTGGACCTCGTGGTGGTCGACCTCAGCCAGGTGGTCAGCAAGTTCATCGGCGAGACGGAGAAGAACCTCAGCCGGGTCTTCGACGCCGCCGAGGACGGCGCGGCCGTGCTGCTCTTCGACGAGGCGGACACCCTGTTCGGCAAGCGCACCGAGGTGCGCGACAGCCACGACCGGTACGCCAACCTGGAGGTCGGCTACATGCTCCAGCGGATGGAGTCGTTCACGGGGCTGGCCATCCTCACCACCAACGCCCGATCCGTGCTGGACCAGGCGTTCCTGCGCCGGCTGCGGATCGTGGTGACCTTCCCGTACCCGGACCGGGCCGCCCGGGAGACCCTGTGGCGGCGGGCGTTCCCGGCGGGTGTGCCGGCCGACGTCGACCCGGAGCGGCTCGCCGGCGTGGACCTGCCCGGGGGCGGGATCGCCGCGGCGGCGCTGACGGCCGCGTACCTGGGTGCGGACGGGGAACGGATCACCGGGGAGCAGGTGGCGACGGCGACGCGCTGGGAGCTGGCGAAGAATGGCCGCTCCCTGGGCGGCCGCTGA
- a CDS encoding HIT family protein, which produces MAEDCLICQKHRGEGALVGPLVWEDRDVIVTHRPAAEDSPTFLGYLFVETRRHAPSLDTLTESEAMAVARAVWVGARALRSELGPEFVFSAIVGRQVAHFHQHLFVRHPGTPAQHGWMDVDEWTGAPRGDAPRVAALCARLRGYFQPHAATLNT; this is translated from the coding sequence ATGGCTGAGGACTGCCTGATCTGTCAGAAGCACCGCGGCGAAGGCGCCCTTGTCGGTCCGCTCGTATGGGAGGACCGGGACGTGATCGTCACTCACCGGCCGGCCGCCGAGGACAGCCCGACCTTCCTGGGTTATCTCTTCGTGGAAACCCGGCGTCACGCACCATCCCTCGATACCTTGACCGAGTCCGAGGCGATGGCCGTGGCGCGGGCCGTATGGGTCGGTGCACGAGCGCTGCGAAGCGAACTGGGACCCGAGTTCGTCTTCTCCGCGATCGTTGGCCGCCAGGTAGCGCATTTCCATCAGCACCTGTTCGTCCGCCATCCCGGCACCCCGGCTCAACACGGCTGGATGGATGTGGACGAGTGGACAGGAGCGCCTCGTGGGGATGCTCCCCGCGTGGCCGCCCTGTGCGCGCGACTGCGGGGGTACTTCCAGCCCCATGCCGCAACTCTCAATACCTGA
- a CDS encoding MarR family winged helix-turn-helix transcriptional regulator, with amino-acid sequence MTQPRWLNPEEERLWLAFLRMRRALDVAIDGQLAEAGLSPADYDVLVPLSQSGDALRVRDLAALIGWDRSRIAHQLRRMEQRGLVVRSGSATDRRGTLVHLTDLGRTAITAAAPGHVETVRRVLFDQLDQHDLTCLTSIAERVADAAGLTGISRTGGQAPRRMAQGKGQGREP; translated from the coding sequence ATGACCCAACCGCGGTGGCTGAACCCGGAGGAAGAACGCCTGTGGCTGGCGTTCCTGCGCATGCGGCGGGCGCTCGACGTGGCGATCGACGGTCAGCTCGCCGAGGCCGGGCTGTCGCCGGCCGACTACGACGTCCTGGTCCCGCTCTCCCAGAGCGGTGACGCGCTGCGCGTGCGGGACCTGGCCGCGCTGATCGGGTGGGATCGCAGCCGCATCGCCCACCAGCTCCGGCGCATGGAACAGCGCGGGCTCGTGGTGCGATCCGGCAGCGCGACCGACCGGCGAGGCACGTTGGTCCACCTCACCGACCTCGGCCGTACGGCGATCACCGCCGCCGCGCCGGGGCACGTCGAGACCGTCCGCCGCGTGCTCTTCGATCAGCTCGACCAGCACGACCTGACTTGTCTCACGAGCATCGCCGAGCGGGTGGCCGACGCCGCCGGACTCACCGGCATCTCCCGTACCGGCGGCCAAGCTCCGCGCCGCATGGCACAGGGGAAAGGGCAGGGAAGAGAGCCCTGA
- a CDS encoding SMI1/KNR4 family protein, producing the protein MAQEAVGRPLPPDLRAWWLYADGARFGPHVGDSGWLIPPGFVPYSIAEALKIRRLWMDVAREIGPLEQLEAFVDAENNRPAGTACHTWLPAWMPVATNHGGGNLFVDLRGGPQYGCVMEFYRDAGALAEPAWNDVAAMLYDIADRLTENEAQLDQAGLLYWQ; encoded by the coding sequence GTGGCGCAGGAGGCAGTCGGCCGGCCGCTGCCGCCCGACCTGCGGGCCTGGTGGTTGTACGCGGACGGCGCCCGTTTCGGCCCTCATGTCGGCGACAGTGGCTGGCTCATCCCGCCGGGCTTTGTTCCCTACTCGATCGCGGAGGCCCTGAAGATTCGACGCTTGTGGATGGACGTCGCCCGCGAGATCGGGCCGCTTGAACAGCTGGAAGCGTTCGTGGATGCAGAGAACAATCGTCCGGCCGGAACGGCTTGCCACACCTGGCTGCCTGCCTGGATGCCGGTCGCCACGAACCACGGCGGCGGGAATCTCTTCGTGGACCTGCGCGGTGGCCCCCAGTACGGCTGCGTGATGGAGTTCTATCGGGACGCTGGAGCGTTGGCCGAGCCGGCATGGAACGACGTGGCCGCCATGCTGTACGACATCGCCGACCGGCTGACGGAGAACGAGGCGCAACTCGACCAGGCAGGTCTGCTCTACTGGCAGTGA
- a CDS encoding DUF4255 domain-containing protein produces the protein MSNGLAIAAVTSTLRYVLERALDATHPGPVGGATVTTLRPNQLSDITLVATPGINIYLYDVRPNHAWNLTDLPTRSRDGGFTRRPVAALDLYYLLSCYGEAESLDAQRLLGRAVLALAVTPTLTRDLVTAAIDLYADDVPTAFLAESDLADQVERVKVAPYTLSVEEMSKLWATFATPHQLSQTYVATAALVEADVTPRRALPVRQRTVTVLAGGPAVLNALVTDPPGGTAATGDRVELRGAGLRGRPGQTTRVHVGPAVLTPEPGGTDATLAVTLDGSVPAGLHGVRVAHVTPAAGGAPARATAGSNTLPLLVRPTASVVDGPPDIVLAVDPPLVARQRATVLLTRLTPGPAGEPDALAVRLAPLAPDAAPQDRIALATGDVPSGDWLVRVQVDGVESLPDLAGEVYGAPALTVP, from the coding sequence ATGAGCAACGGCCTGGCCATCGCCGCGGTCACCTCGACCCTGCGGTACGTGCTCGAACGCGCCCTCGACGCCACCCACCCCGGACCGGTCGGCGGCGCCACCGTGACCACCCTGCGCCCCAACCAGCTCTCCGACATCACGCTGGTCGCCACGCCCGGCATCAACATCTACCTGTACGACGTGCGCCCCAACCACGCCTGGAACCTCACCGACCTGCCCACCCGCAGCCGCGACGGCGGCTTCACCCGCCGGCCGGTCGCCGCGCTCGACCTCTACTATCTGCTCAGCTGCTACGGGGAGGCCGAGTCGCTGGACGCACAGCGGCTGCTCGGCCGGGCCGTGCTCGCCCTCGCGGTCACCCCGACGCTCACCCGGGACCTCGTGACGGCCGCCATCGACCTGTACGCCGACGACGTGCCGACCGCGTTCCTCGCCGAGTCCGACCTGGCCGACCAGGTGGAACGGGTGAAGGTCGCCCCCTACACGCTGTCGGTGGAGGAGATGTCCAAGCTGTGGGCCACCTTCGCCACCCCGCACCAGCTCTCCCAGACGTACGTGGCGACCGCCGCCCTGGTCGAGGCCGACGTCACGCCGCGCCGGGCCCTGCCGGTGCGACAGCGCACCGTCACGGTCCTGGCCGGCGGACCCGCCGTGCTGAACGCCCTGGTCACCGACCCGCCCGGCGGGACCGCCGCCACCGGCGACCGGGTCGAGCTGCGCGGCGCCGGGCTACGCGGCCGGCCCGGGCAGACCACCCGCGTCCACGTCGGACCGGCCGTCCTCACCCCCGAGCCGGGCGGCACCGACGCCACCCTGGCCGTGACCCTCGACGGCAGCGTGCCGGCCGGGCTGCACGGCGTCCGGGTCGCGCACGTCACCCCGGCCGCCGGCGGCGCGCCCGCCCGGGCCACCGCGGGCTCCAACACGCTGCCGCTGCTGGTACGCCCCACCGCGTCGGTGGTCGACGGCCCGCCCGACATCGTGCTCGCCGTCGACCCGCCGCTGGTGGCCCGGCAGCGCGCCACCGTCCTGCTCACCCGGCTCACGCCCGGCCCGGCCGGCGAACCCGACGCGCTGGCCGTCCGGCTCGCCCCGCTCGCCCCGGACGCCGCCCCGCAGGACCGCATCGCCCTCGCCACCGGCGACGTACCCTCCGGCGACTGGCTGGTCCGGGTGCAGGTGGACGGCGTGGAGAGCCTGCCCGACCTGGCCGGAGAGGTTTACGGCGCGCCCGCCCTGACCGTGCCGTGA
- a CDS encoding phage tail protein: protein MAEFTVNAQRFDPYKNFKFRAKWDGRYVAGISKIGTLKRSTEVVTHRHGGDPSSSRKSPGRTEYDAIVLERGVTHDPDFEQWANKVWNYGSGLGAETSLADFRKDIIIEMYNEAGQLVIAYKVYRCWVSEWVALPELDANANAVAIQSIKLENEGWERDYTVAEPAEPSFVEP, encoded by the coding sequence ATGGCCGAGTTCACGGTCAACGCGCAGCGCTTCGACCCGTACAAGAACTTCAAGTTCCGGGCGAAGTGGGACGGGCGATACGTCGCCGGCATCAGCAAGATCGGCACGTTGAAGCGGAGCACCGAGGTGGTCACCCACCGGCACGGCGGCGACCCCAGCAGCAGCCGCAAGTCGCCGGGGCGCACCGAGTACGACGCCATCGTGCTGGAGCGCGGCGTCACCCACGACCCGGACTTCGAGCAGTGGGCCAACAAGGTGTGGAACTACGGCTCCGGGCTGGGCGCCGAGACGTCCCTGGCGGACTTCCGCAAGGACATCATCATCGAGATGTACAACGAGGCCGGGCAGCTGGTCATCGCGTACAAGGTCTACCGGTGCTGGGTGTCCGAGTGGGTGGCGCTGCCCGAACTGGACGCCAACGCCAACGCCGTGGCCATCCAGAGCATCAAGCTGGAGAACGAGGGCTGGGAACGCGACTACACGGTGGCCGAGCCCGCCGAACCGTCCTTCGTCGAACCCTGA
- a CDS encoding phage tail sheath family protein, translating to MAATLSHPGVYIQEIPGGSRTITGVATAVAAFVGRALRGPVNVPVAISSYAEFERTFGGLWRDSGLGYAVRDFYLNDGNQAVIVRLARDATSAQLDLNGALTLDAVGPGGWGNGLHAEVTHASGEEAATVADQQGVDADELFHLTVREGPAENPVLVETYPNVTLVDGPRRVDTVLAGSRLVRVGTAPAMPGTGRPDAGGYDVDTADAAATGADGTHLTAAEYTDGGALEGTKQGIYALRDADLFTLLCLPPSVPDQALDDAVWADALDFCVRQRAFLLVDPPPTETADTVRTWLGARGLTANGRNGALYFPRVRRPDPLRDGAVREFAPCGAVAGVMARTDAARGVWKAPAGVEAALAGVTGPALALTDGENGNLNPYAVNCLRTFRATGTLVWGARTLRGADVLADEYRYVPVRRLALFLEETLVRATQWVVFEPNDEPLWAQVRASIGGFLQDLFRQGAFQGRSPREAYFVKCDSETTTQYDIDRGVLNILVGFAAVKPAEFVVIGIQQRTAAAAT from the coding sequence ATGGCGGCAACGCTCAGCCACCCCGGGGTCTACATCCAGGAGATACCCGGCGGCAGTCGCACCATCACCGGCGTCGCCACGGCCGTGGCCGCGTTCGTCGGGCGGGCGCTGCGCGGGCCGGTCAACGTGCCGGTGGCCATCTCCTCCTACGCGGAGTTCGAACGAACCTTCGGCGGGCTGTGGCGGGACAGCGGCCTCGGCTACGCGGTGCGCGACTTCTACCTCAACGACGGCAACCAGGCGGTCATCGTCCGGCTGGCCCGCGACGCCACCAGCGCGCAGCTCGACCTGAACGGGGCGCTCACCCTCGACGCGGTGGGGCCGGGCGGCTGGGGCAACGGGCTGCACGCCGAGGTGACGCACGCGTCCGGCGAGGAGGCGGCCACTGTCGCCGACCAGCAGGGTGTGGACGCCGACGAGCTGTTCCACCTGACCGTGCGCGAAGGGCCGGCGGAGAACCCCGTGCTGGTCGAGACGTACCCGAACGTGACCCTGGTGGACGGGCCGCGCCGGGTGGACACCGTGCTGGCCGGCTCCCGGCTGGTCCGGGTGGGCACCGCGCCGGCGATGCCGGGCACCGGCCGGCCGGACGCGGGTGGCTACGACGTGGACACCGCCGACGCGGCGGCCACCGGCGCCGACGGCACCCACCTGACCGCCGCCGAGTACACCGACGGCGGCGCCCTGGAGGGCACCAAGCAGGGCATCTACGCGCTGCGCGACGCCGACCTGTTCACCCTGCTGTGCCTGCCGCCGTCGGTACCCGACCAGGCCCTCGACGACGCCGTGTGGGCCGACGCGCTGGACTTCTGCGTACGCCAGCGGGCCTTCCTGCTGGTCGACCCGCCGCCCACCGAGACCGCCGACACGGTGCGGACCTGGCTCGGGGCGCGCGGGCTGACCGCCAACGGCCGCAACGGCGCCCTCTACTTCCCCCGGGTGCGCCGGCCGGACCCGCTGCGCGACGGCGCGGTCCGCGAGTTCGCGCCCTGCGGCGCGGTCGCCGGGGTGATGGCCCGCACCGACGCGGCGCGCGGGGTGTGGAAGGCGCCGGCCGGGGTGGAGGCGGCCCTCGCCGGGGTGACCGGGCCCGCGCTCGCGCTGACCGACGGCGAGAACGGCAACCTGAACCCGTACGCGGTGAACTGCCTGCGCACCTTCCGGGCCACCGGAACCCTGGTCTGGGGCGCGCGGACGCTGCGCGGCGCCGACGTGCTCGCCGACGAGTACCGGTACGTGCCGGTGCGGCGGCTGGCGCTCTTCCTGGAGGAGACGCTGGTGCGGGCCACCCAGTGGGTGGTGTTCGAGCCCAACGACGAGCCGCTGTGGGCGCAGGTCCGCGCGTCGATCGGCGGGTTCCTCCAGGACCTGTTCCGGCAGGGCGCCTTCCAGGGCCGCAGCCCGCGGGAGGCGTACTTCGTCAAGTGCGACAGCGAGACCACGACGCAGTACGACATCGACCGGGGGGTGCTGAACATCCTGGTCGGCTTCGCGGCCGTCAAGCCGGCCGAGTTCGTGGTGATCGGCATCCAGCAGCGGACCGCGGCCGCGGCGACCTAG